The Brachypodium distachyon strain Bd21 chromosome 4, Brachypodium_distachyon_v3.0, whole genome shotgun sequence nucleotide sequence ATCTGTTTTGCCCGAGTCCACGCAAAACCGTAAAAAGGTACCGAAATGAAAAACAACAGTTCGTCAGATAGAAATCGACATCTCGACAGTTCATCCAATACGCACACGCATAAACCAAATTCGACCGGAATTCGCACCCATACAGACCAAATTCGTCCGGAATTCACGCACACAGAGCAACCGAAGTAAAATCGCAGCACTCCAGCCTTGGGGAAACAAGAAATCTTGGGGCACGTGGGGTACCTGGGAGTCGAGGAAGGAGCAGGCGGCCTCGAGGGCGAGCTCTAGCGCCTCGAACTCGAAGGGGAGCTCATCGCCCTCGGCACGCTGCAGGCGGCGCTGCAGCTCGGCACGCTGGAGCAGGCGAGCAGCCCGGCGAGCAACGCCGGGTCGAGTAGGGCGCTGGAGGCAGTGTGGCGAGCAAGTCGCAGGCGGAGCCGGGGCGAGCAGAGCGcgggaccggcggcggcgacggccatgGAGGGGTCGGCCATGGCAGGGCtggcagaggaagaggatgcggAAAGCACGGGCTGAAATTTGAGCGCGCCCAACCGTTTTCACGAGAGGTTGGGTACCGAGAAGTTTTGAACTCCGTCCCGAGTATATTGGGATTTTTGCCTAGCTCGCGGATTCGGTTCACCCAAAAGAAAATCAGGTATCTGTTCTGGGCCTTTTTTAACGAATGAACCTTAAACTAACAGTTATTTTTTGGATTTGACCTTTTACGGTACccgctagagatgctctgAGGTGCATATCATAAGTACGTCTAGTTCATGGTTTACAAACGTGGGCTATAAATTTTGTACCTATATAAAATCAGTAAAAGAAGAATATATGACATACAACTATTTTTACGAGACTAAAACAATGGCGGTACTCCGTACTCTCTCATGCTCGATTCCTATATACTTTGTTGTATAATTGTATACGTACAGTCAAAGTTCTAGTAACATTGACTGCACGTACAACGGTGCGTCTTATACTTTAAGTTGGAAAGGAATGACAAAACATGCACACTCCTAATGGTTAATTATCGGATCTCACTTGGTTTTTCTAGCTTCTTGATTCTCAAAGGTTAAGAAGAATTttcatgccatgcatgcacaccCGAAATGGATTCTAACTCATTCTAGCCAGTGTACCCCccattggaaaaaaaaatctccgaGATACCCGGAAGAACAAGAGGCTTTGGAAACAAAATTTGTTTCGTTGACTCTATACGTACATGACGTTGGTTAGCTGGTTGAAGATTTTAACCCTATAATTTTTGTTAGGGAAACCCTATAATTTTTGTTAGTGAGACGCACTAGGTGGGATGGCCAGAGACGGCGTGAGAGTCGGTTAATCTTTGTTGAGTTTAGGACATCTTCAAGCGTGAGTCCGCATTGTCCATTTGGGGATGTTTAATGGACAATGGGGATGTGAAAAATATGTTGTTGTCTAATGATAATCTATCATTTATCTCTTCATGAGTCTTTGACATGTGACCCAACGAAGCCAAGTGGACAAGGTTTGGAAAAGTTTTACATAAATAGGTACTCCCTATACTGTCCCCAAATTTGGGAAAGAAATGGGGATGTTGACCACTTTTGGAAAAATGGGGTTCCCATTGAATTATATAATTTGATCCCCATATGAACAAAAAGTAGACAAATGGGGAGGATTTGGGTGCTttccttggagatgcccttagaGCTCTCCAGCCCGCCCTCCTAAAGGCTCCCCAAACGCGAAATGGGGACGCCGACGCCAAAAAACCCATCCAACCCACCCCCTAATCTAAAAAGTATCCAGTGTGGCCCAAGAATTTAGCCTTAACTGAAGACGTGAATCGAGATAAATCAATCAACAGTTCAGTTGGTTCTTCTTCCGGTTCCGGAaccggcgtcggcgggggcGGTCTGGTCATCGACAATGACGGCGGTGGAGGGTAGCGGGAagcggcagcaggggcagaCGCGGCTGACGGCGAGCCACCGGAAGATGCAGCCCTTGTGGAACGAGTGCGAGCATGGCATGCTCCTgaccgccgccggctcgccgtcgccggtgtCCTCCAAGCTGTTGAGGCACACGGCGCAACAGTCCTCCCTCCTCTTtgtctccggctccggcagcACTACCCGGCGCAGCAGTCACTACGGGAAAAACAGACTTTGCCGGCACCCTTGGCCTTTGCGGAGGCTTTTCCTcgggcctccggcaaagaaggcTTTGCCGACGGCAAAAATGAAAAGGCCTCCGACAAAGAAAAGGCCTACGgcaaagaataaaaaaggcctccggcaaagaacaAAAAGGCTGTCGGCAAAGAAAGGACGTCGGCAAAGAAGGCGTCCCACGTGGACTTGACCGGCGCCTAAAGGGGAGAAAACAGACGGgattctttgccggaggccggccGCCAGCAAAGagttttcaatattttttaattttgtatCCCTTTCCtctcttgtttcaaattatgATTTAAACCACCACTTTTTGAGTTGAAACTTTTACTGTACTTTTATTTGACACTAATGATCACtaatatgaattaaaatcaccaTATTTTGtgtaaaaataattagttaCCATTTTCTAGAGTTGTTTAATagcaaaaatgaaataatactaaAGAACAAATTTTGGTATGGTGTCGTTTTATGGGTATATAGACCTGGGATAAAAATTATGGATCCatacacaaaattaaaatggtACATGCTTCACAAATTGTAACATCTTCGTATAAGTTTCCGAACATAGCACTCAAACGTCCAATTTGAGTCCCGAACCAAGTTTTGCAATAAGATTTTCACTTTTTGAGTTGATTTTTTTACTATGGTTTCATTTGGTGTTAATGATGagtaatgtgaattaaaaCCACCAACgtttatgtaaaaataattaataatactaaaattttgtaaaaaaatagcAATTTTTGTCATTGAGTCATATTATGAGTACATAAGATTGGGATAAAAATTTCAAAGCaataaacaaaattaaagTGGGTCAAAGCTTATCAAACATgtgcacacacacaaaaaaacaaaaaattgtctTTGCCGTAGGCCTGGCCGTCGGCAAAAGAAGTTGCCACGTCAGGGATCCGGGTGAACACCCCATGGATCGGTGACTTGGCCTAATCTGGTCCGCACATCTTGCTTTTTTTCCTCACCCTTATCCCTCCTCTCTCAGTCTTATCCCtccgtctctctctcttctccagACCACacggcagctcctcctcctttcctcCCCTGCAGCTCTCTCTGCGTGCTCCCCAGCAGATCCTCCCCACGGCGGTGCTTGGCTGGAGCCTGGCCAGCGGCAGCACAGCGAGGCAGCGGCACGGTGGAGTGGCGAGGCTGCAGGAGCGGCGAGCGGTGCGTGCAGCGGCTGGGGGCGCACGGGCTGCAGCGGCGGGCCGCACGCGTTGGcgggctgcagcagcggcgagcggTGGGGCGAGcttctctctctatctctcctGCGAGCTTCGGGCTACGGGCGGCGTGCGCTGTGAACAGCGGCGAGCAGCTTCGGGCTACGGGCGGCGTGCGTGGCGAGCAGCACAGTGACGAACAAGGCCGCGCGCAAGGcaagcagctgcagctgcgggCAGCGCCGAGCAAAAAAGGCGGCTTCGACTGGATGTATCGGTGGCAGGGCAAgggccggcagcggcgagcgACGGGCGAGCAGCGGGGAATTTGGGACCCTGGTTCGACCGGacctgatgtttttttttttattattattttcgattttctttgccggaggctggCCTTCGGCAAAGCCCCCTGCCACGTGGCCTTCCCTCTACCTCCGTGCGGACTGTTTGTTACTTTTCTTTGCCggaagttctttttttttgtcttcggcaaagcctttgccgaAGGTGACGAGaaaaagcctccggcaaagaggCCTTTGCCGGCTAGACTCCATACCGACGCTCTTTGCCGTCGGCCCCGAGGAAAAACCgccggcaaagcctttgccggaggTTCCAGGGCGCTGGCAAAGTCTGTTTTTCCCGTAGTgagcgccgccatggcctcgcTGGACGCCGGGTCGGCGGGGGTgtcggagaaggaggagaagtgGCTAggcggcccccgccgccgcgcaaagaaggccctgctgctgctgagcccGCCGTCACCCCGTCGTCATCGAGCACGTGCTCCGGCACCCGCGCGTGTACATGGCCGTTAGATTTTGTCCTTGCTCTACAACTTTCCAAAAtagggagtacaaaatacaTGAGGCGCATATCAATTTGCGTACGTCTAAGCTCACGGTTTACAAACGTATGTCGACTATAAATTTTGTACCTACATAAAATCAGTAAAAGAAGAATATATGACATACAACTATTTTTGCGAGACTAAATTAAACAACGGCGGTACGTATTCTCGCATGCTCAATTCgtatatactctctccgtcccaaaatatgGATTTGAAAgctcttatacaaattcacgtcacttattttgagactatatatatatatatactttgtTGTATAATTGTATACGTATAGTCAAAGTTTTAGAAACATATATTGACTGCACGTACAATGCGTGCGTCTTATACTTTAAATTGGAAAGGAAAGACAAACATGCACTCCTAAATGGTTAATTATCGGATCTCACTTGGTTTTTCTGGCTTCTTGATTCTCAAAGGTTAAGAAGAATTttcatgccatgcatgcacaccCGAAATGGATTCTAACCCATTCTAGCCAGTGTACCCCccattggaaaaaaaaaattcaaaatctcCGAGATACCCGGAAGAACAAGAGgcttcgaaaaaaaattgtttcttTGCCTCTATACTTACACGACGTTGGTTAGCTAGTTGACGATTTTAAccctataattttttttagggaaaccCTATAACTTTTGTTAGTGAGACGCACTAGGTCCGATGGCCGGAGATGGCATGAGAGTCAGTTAATTTTTGTTGAGTTAGGACATCTTCAAGGGTGAGCCCGCATTTGTCCATTAATTTGGGGATGTTAAATGGACAAATGGGTGTAGAAAATATGTTGTTGTCCAATGATAACCTCTCATTTATCTCTCCATGAGTCTTTGACATGAGGTCCAAAGAAGTCAAATGGACAAGGTTTGGAAAGTTTTGCGTAATTGTGGACTCCCTATACTGTCCCAAAATTTGAGGAATAAATGGGgatgtggaccacttttgaAATAATGTGGGTTCACATTGAATTATATAATTTGATCCTCATATGGACAAAAGTGGAGGATTTGGGGGCttcccttggagatgcccttagaGCTCTCCAGCCCACCCCCTAAAGGACCACCAAACGCGAAATGGGAGCGCCGACGCTGAAAAAACCATCCAGCCCACCCCCTAAATCAAAAAAGTAATCGGAGCGGTCCAAAAATTTAGCCTCAACTGAAGACATGAATCGAGATAAATCAATCAACAACAGTTCAGTTGGTTCTTTTTCCGGTTctggcaccggcggcggcggagggcagcGGGAagcggcagcaggggcagaCGCGGCTGACGGCGAGCCACCGGAAGATGCAGCCCTCGTGGAACGAGTGTGAGCACGGCATGCTCCTgatcgccgccggctcgcCGTTGCCACGGGTGTCCTCCAAGCCGTCGAGGCACACGGCGCAACAGTCCTccctcgtcgtctccggctccggcagcACATGCAGCGCCGCCATGGCATCGCTGGACGCCGGGCCGGggccggagaaggaggaggagaagtaGGTAggcggcccccgccgccgcgcgaagaaggccccgctgcttctgctgctgctgctgccatcgTCGTCGTGGAGCACGTAGTCCGGCACCCTCACCGCCATTGTTCTCGGCCGGCCGACGAGCGCCATCGGTTCTGATTAATCCTCTTTCCCTTTCGCTGGCTGGAGACGAAGACGGAGACGAAGAGAAAGGCAAAGGCGTGATGGATCTCCATGAACCAAACAATGGGGTATTTATATAGCACTTCAGTGAGTGACCCGGAGATGCTACAgtcagcatgcatgcatggggtTTAATTTAATTAGTTTGGCCCCCTGCATGGTGGGTCTTGGGTCGGGGCGAAGACTAGTCAACATGGTATTCCTTctgcttgtcttttttttttgaaaggctGTTTGTCTTTTTCTGCTCTACTGACACGAAGGCGCAAGCTCAGTGACGAACTGTCCGTTACAACTTGGATGGTGGACTGACCAACTAAATCACTAAATATcgtctccttcttcttttgtttctgaaaGTGGCTAAACGAATATCTTAACACGGCTTGCATCGCACTTAATATACTGGagatttttctttctagaaCTACCTTTGCGGGCTTGTTAATTCGGATCTAATATTCCGGTACtttctccgattcataataagtgtcggggatttagtactctctctgttctgAAATAAGTGGCGTAGATTTGTATAGAATCCACGCCActtgtttcataattcttgtctcaaatttgtccaaaaacggatgtatttatttctaaaaattgtctagatacatgtaagacaagaattatgaaacagagagagtactaaATCTCTCccatttattatggattggaataaataaatacttcCCATACTTTTGACGTGGCTGAACACGATTTCAACCCTTCAATTTAGTTGATGCTTATCATTCCTTTGCGCCTCCACTTGAGGTTGGTTACTTAACTGAACGCCAAACCCTTTAactacatatacatatacatatacatatacatatacatatacttgtaagtactccctttgtttcattattcttgtcgaaatattacatgtatctagatattttttaataatagatacattcattttttaccaaatttgagacaagaattataaaacaGAAATAGTACATCCTACTTGTACCAGTTAATATTTGGTATTTTCCTTATGAAAGCACATAAAGGAAAGCACGTAGGTACGTCAGATGGCCGGAGACGCGGAAGTCAGTTGATCTTTGTTAGTTAGGTTCCCTTAAGAAAATGCCAACCAGTAACACTGGTACTAACGGCCACGCTAGATGCCAAAGCTAGCTGCCTAAGTGACGCATGGCAGTTAGATTTCGTCATTGGCCTTCAAACCTCCGTGTATTACTAGATATATACAAGCACAATCAGATGCATTGACCCTCTACATGTAATGATTGGATCTTGATTGAAAGACTGTACTACAGATTATGCTTTGCTAAAAGATGATAATTAATCAGTGTTATCTAGGAGAAAATGGTTATGCAACAAGCaattgagaaaaaaagatatgGTGGAGTGCTATGGACTATGGAACATGTTTAAAGGTACGACAAGAAGATAAGCACAATGCACCAGCAATAGCAGAGCATGCTAATTTActtcaaaaacaaatttgtaCCTATATACCTATGAAATACAGCAAGAGATATAGTATTCAACTCAAAATACAATGCATTTGCATTGTGAGTGCCCTTTGGGATGCTACGGACACCAAGAGGCTAGAAATTAACCCActaattaaaaagaaaatcatacaTACTGTCGTGCAAGTCAAGATGGTATTTAACGCGTGGATGATCATATACTGATGTACCCATTgggaaaaatgaaaatctcCGAGATACCTCGGAGAACAAGAggcttgaaaaaaaatgtttatgcCGTAACTCAAATATCAAGAGATAGACATTTTTGCATTACTTGCCAGccaaacttgcaaacttttaTCCCGCGCAATCGGATCTACGACATGTGGTCAAGATAAGAGGTGATAATCAAAGATAAGAAAACGTGGATATGTACAGTGGGTTATGTGCAAAACATGTTTAATTGGGATGTTATGATTCTCAAAATTTAACTGCATCGTGCATTTTAGATCCAATAGCCCACATGAATAGTCAAGATGGCATCTAACGTATTAATAATTAAAAGATCATATTGCGCAAGTTAAGATGGTATTTAAACATGTGGATCGGTCATATACCGATGTATCTCCattggaagaaagaaaatctcCGAGAAAAAGAGGcttgaaaaaaatgtttatgcATAATTAACTTAAATATCAGGAGATAGACATTTCTACATTAGTTGacagaaaggaagaaaaaaaacatgcaaaaggaaaaaaatatttgcaaaAATATAGTAGTACGTAGTATGTGGTATTTTTAATGGTAGAAAATACATTGTTATTCtcagaaaaacaaatacttgcatttttttgttgttggtgaCTTGTACTTGTGAGTGGCTAATTTTGCTTTCTAGCCCCTGCTCTACAACCCACCCTAAACCCAAACCAACCAAAGATCCCCCATTTCCTTCGTTCCCAGCGGAAGCCCGAGAGCCGCTGAGCCAATCCACCGCCGCCCGGCAGCAATCCTCGCTCACCATGGACTCGGCGGAGAGCTCCGTGGCCTCCACCCCGGCCCGCGCCCCCGCCGTCGCCCCAAAGGCCGCCGTCGGCCCCCGCTACAAcaacgacggcggcgacgacgacgacgacggcgttCCCATGGTCGCCCGCTGCGTGTCGTCGATGATCGACAGCGGCGACCCGGAGAGTCACCGCCTGTTCCTGGCCCGCCGGACGGCGCTGGAGATGCTCCGCGACCGCCGGTACGCCGTGCCGGAGGCCGACCTCGCCCGCACGCTCCCGGAGTTCCGCGCCTGGTGGGCCGAGAGGCCCGAGATCGACCGTCTCTCCTTCTCCACCACCCTCGCCTCCGACCCCTCCAACAAGGTAATAGCCATAGCAGTAATCTAATCTAATCCCCTCCATGGATTTCTCCCGATTCGATTTCTGCTCTATTTAAAAGAAGATCCCCTTTTCTGTGTCTGTGTCTGTGTCTGTGTGGATGCTTGTTGAACGCAGGTGCAACTCGTGTTCTGCCCACCGGAGCCTTTCAAGATCGCGGCTATCCGGGAGGTGTATGGGCGAGTGAAAGACGAGAACCTGTCTTGCCTCATTCTGGTGCTGCAGAGCAAGATAACGTCCAGGGCTAaagacgccatcaaggagatCTTCAAGTACAAAGTGGATGTGTTCCAGGTCAGTTTCCTTAATAAATTTCTTTGATTGATGTCCGCATTCTATCCTGAAACTGTAAAATTCAGCATTCTTAGAGTTGTAAGCTGCAAGTAAAGGACATCATTGGCTCTATATGTGTGTGTTATAGCTTGTTAAGTACCAATGACATTTCATTAAGAAAGGCGTTGTTCCTTCAGTAATTGTACTGTACTGAACATGGTGTTGTATACTCGTTTTTGCTTAGCATCTGGATTcagcatgtgtgtgtgtttagTGGTGTGTGTTATATGTACCGGTACATGCTAAGGTTCATCTGCAATAATAGATCGCAGAACTACTGGTGAACGTTACTAAGCATGTCCTGAAGCCCGAGCATGAAGTGCTTACTCCAGAAGAAAAAGCCCATCTGCTGAAGAAGTACAACGTCGTGGATTCACAGGTATGTCTGTCTCTAGTTAATTAGATGACAGTGCGGTAGAACTTGTTATTCCTAGTTTCTAATGTGAACTATGTGTCACTGCtgtgaaaaatatatatttctaATTGGGTTGACTATCCAGTGAGTATTCTCGCTGGATAATGCACACGGTTTATTTACTATGATTAACCTGCCAGGCACACACATTTAAAGTGGAACTGCAGTCAAaatatcttcttctttcgATGAAATTATTTAGCTGTAGCTTATAGGGTTTCTAGTTTAGCTGAGTAAAAAAGAACAGGCTTTACTTTTAAGACAAGATATATTATGGAGACATTATTTTTCAGCTTTTCGTTAAAGACAAGATATATTGCTGGCTCCTTACAAGCTGCCAAACTAAATCTTGGATTGAAAATATGCTTATCTGGCCATGATATATGTTTTTATAGTCACTGTACTGGCATGCCACATTTCTTTGTGTGGAGCCTTATTGAGATGCCTGAAATTGCCAAATCGCCAAATGGGATACCACATTGCAGGCTCCTTTGTGTGTTTACTTTAGTATAGCACTTACACATCACTTTGCTGAAACTCactgtttgtatctttcagtTGCCTCGCATGCTAGAGACCGATGCTATCGCTCGCTACTATGGCCTCGGCAAGGGAACCGTGCTCAGAGTTACGTATGATGGCGAGCTCACCGGGAACCATGTGACTTACCGGTGTATTTTCTGATGGAGACCGTTTCTGCTTCCTCTGATGAAATATGA carries:
- the LOC100836489 gene encoding DNA-directed RNA polymerase V subunit 5A, with protein sequence MDSAESSVASTPARAPAVAPKAAVGPRYNNDGGDDDDDGVPMVARCVSSMIDSGDPESHRLFLARRTALEMLRDRRYAVPEADLARTLPEFRAWWAERPEIDRLSFSTTLASDPSNKVQLVFCPPEPFKIAAIREVYGRVKDENLSCLILVLQSKITSRAKDAIKEIFKYKVDVFQIAELLVNVTKHVLKPEHEVLTPEEKAHLLKKYNVVDSQLPRMLETDAIARYYGLGKGTVLRVTYDGELTGNHVTYRCIF